CTGGCTTATTTGCCCCTTCCCACCTCAACTCAAAAGGAGGACCTGTTTGTGGTAGCCATGTCGGTGAAGGATGAATCTCTTAGTTACACCATGGTGTTCATCCACCTCTTTTCACCACTTGGCCCTTGTCTGCTGAGAGCACCCTGTCTAGCAGAAGtcctttgttttcataatgggaACATCTGGCTTGAGAATAGTGTACTGCCTTTCAGGCTGTGTGAGGTGCCCTTCTACCCATGATCGGGCATGTCCTTCCACATGCCAGGTACCCAGGAGGCAGTTAAGATCCATCTCACAGCTGGGAAGGAAGGCCAAGGTTAGACTTGACCATCCCATGCAGATAAGTGAAGGGTTGAAGGAAGCTCTTCGAAGTAGCTTCCTTCCTCCCCATGACCCGGTGCACGCATGCCAGGGCATGTCATGGATGCAGCGTAGACGCAGGACCCAGCGCCTCTCCACAGGCTCTCAGTGCGCCCCTGCTCCTCCTCCCTGCAGCTGTCTCAGTCTAGCCCCGGGGCCCAGTCATCTTGCAGCAGTGAGCCCTCTCCCCTGGGCAGTGCCCCCAACAACGACAGTGGCGTGGAGATGCCGGGGACGGGCCCCGGGAGCCTGGGAGACCTGACGGCTCTGGATGACGCTCCCCCGGGGGCCGACACCTCAGCCTTGGCCGCCCCCTCCGCTGGTGGTGGCCTGCAGCTGCGCAAACATATGGCCACTGTGCATCGATTCGAGCAGCTCAAAAGGGAGAAACTCAAGTCACTCAAGGGTTCCTGCTCATGGGCTGGCCCAGCTCCACACACCCGCAACACCAAGCTGCCTCCCCTCCCAGCGAGCGGTAAGTTAGtccagggctgggaagacaggGTGGGAGAGGGCCTGGCTACACCAGCTAGGTCATTCCCTCCAGGCACCACGTCCAGCTCTATTGGTTGCGCATAGTAGGGTAGCTCTACCAGGGCACTGTAGAAAGGAACTGAGGCTCCGAGTGATGAAGTGTCCACCAGCATCCTGGGCAAGGGTAAGATTTAACCTAGGTCTGTGTGGCTCCGTAGCACATGCTCTTCCCAGCTCTCATGAGACCCGGCTCATACCGGCTTCCTTATCCAGCCATTTAGCATTTTAGTGAGAACTGCAGTGGACACCACAGCAAAAGTTCAGGAAGGACAGCAGTGTGATCTCTATCCCAGAGGAGCCCATGGTCAAGTCCTACTTGACTGCAGAGCAAGCCATGAAACACTGAAGACAGAGCTAAGGTCCCAGTGTGCTACAGAAAGTGGCAGTGCATCCTGCTGAGGAAGAGCAGGAAGGCTTCGGGAAGGAGACAGCCGCGCGTTCAGCCAGGGCTTTGACATGGGAGGCACCGCGGCTTGCGTCACGGTACTCAgtcccccaggctgacctccagagTGGTGGGCACACTGTGTCATACCACTCTCCTCTGTCTTGAAGGAAATAGTTGTTCTTGCTATTGAAGGGACTCCCAGCAAAACGCTTTGAATTCAGCCCATCAAGGATCTCCTGACAGTTCCTTCCACCAAGGTCCCCCATTCGTGGGTGGCTCCATCTGGTCACCGATCACtacaggagagggagggaggcccaACTCGGGGCAGTCCTGGGGGGCTGTGGAGGTCCTGCGTGCCCTGtgaggtcaggctggcctcacatctCCAGCTGCTCCAGCAGTCTTCCCTTCATTCCAGAAGTGTGGGTCCCAGAGAACTCCTTTGTAGACAGCTTGATCATCAAGTTCCATTTCAaaactgagtatggtggtgccTGTCTGTGGTCCTTATTGCTCAGGgcggtggaggtaggagaatcataagttcaaggtaATTCCTTGGCTActcagtaagttcaaggccagcctattgtgatacatgagactttgtctcaataaaaaactaaacaaaacaggaATCCTACATCTCAGGGAAACACAGTGCCAAACCCCACCCAGAGGCTGAGAAGGTACAGGAGACTACTGAGCTCAGGCCTTCTGAGGCATCTCATCATGGGCCTGGGTCCTTCTAGGCTCCTCCTCATCCTTCCCTGTCAATAGCCCCATCCTATGGAGGACCGTGTCCTATCTATAGTTGGAGAAAGTGAGGACCCAAGAAACGAGAATCCTTGATCAGTCAGTAGTAGAGCTGTTGGGAGACGGGGCATATAGCTTGCATTCCCTTACCCCTGGCCGGGCCACCATACTTTCTCTCAAagttccctccttcctgtctttcaTCCAAAACTCGTTTGTTGAGTGGCTACTGGGCACTGTGTACCCTGTTCTAAGGGCTCCTGCTTCAGCCTGGCCAAAAGGCAGAGCACAGCCCCTGTCCTCCAGATGGACCTCTCTACTCTCTTCTAGGCTctatcctggaaaacttcagcgGCCCTGGTGGCAGCAGCGGACCCGTAGGGCCGCTGCCCAACCCGCGGCTACCTGAGTTATCCGAGGTGACCACGCTAAGCCAGCTGCAGGAGCGCAGGGACAGCTCTGCCAGCACGGTGAGCTCCGCCTACACCGTGAGCCGCCGCTCCTCCGGCATCTCCCCCTACTTCTCCAGCCGTCGCTCCAGCGAGGCCTCGCCCCTGGGCGCCAGCCGCCCGCACAATGCCAGCTCCGCGGACTCCTACGATCCCATCTCCACGGATGCGTCGCGGCGCTCCAGTGAGGCCAGCCAGTGCAGCGCGGGCGGCTCCGGGCTGCTCAACCTCACGCCCGCGCAGCAGTACAGCCTGCGTGCCAAGTACGCCGCCGCCACCGGAGGGCCACCTCCCACGCCACTGCCTGGGCTGGAGCGGGTGAGCCTGCGGACCCGCCTGGCGCTGCTGGACGCACCCGAGCGCGCCCTGCCTGGGATCTGCCCGCACCCACTTGGGCCGAGGCGCAGCAGTGACGGGCCAGCCTACGGCCATGGTCACGGCCATGGCTATGCAGGGGCAGCTCCGGCCTTCCCCCACGAGGGACCGGGCGGAGGTGCCCGGCGGGCCAGTGACCCAGTGAGACGGCCAGAAACACTGACTCTGCCTCGAGTCCAGcgattccacagtgcccacaaCGTGAACCCAAGCCAGCTGCCACCTTGCCCTGAAAGGCGAGGTATGCGCCTCCAGAGCCACCAGGGCACCGATGGCAGCCTGATCCACAGCACGTACTCACCCCGACCCCCCAGTATCAGCGAGAATGTGGTGATGGAGGCCATGTCTGCCGGGGTGGATGGCACAGGGCTCAGCTCTGACCTGGGGCTGGCAGAAGATGATCTGGTACTGCCAGATGATGTGGTGCAGTACATCAAAGCCCACACGAGGGGGGCCCTGGATGACAGCACAAGGCAAGGCTATCCCACAGAAACTTCCAGCTTCCCGGAGGACCCTAAGCTGCCCAGCCCTGGGCTACATGGCCAACGTAGGCTAGTGGCTGCAGATTCCAACGTGGGTGCTTCTGCCTCTGGCCTAGGAGGCTGCCAGCTGGACTATGGTGCCCCCTCCAACCTCAATAAAAGTAACATGCCCGTGCAATGGAATGAGGTGAGCTCCGGCACCATGGATGCCCTGCCTAGCCAGGGGAAGCCACCGCCCTTTGCTCAGGGTAACCTGGCTGTGGCGCAGCAGAAGGCAGCCTTTGGCCAGTATCCGGGCTACAGCGCACAAGGCCCGCAGGCCAGCTCCGGGAGCCTGGACAGCGCCCCGCCACACCTTCAGCCCCGCATCGGAGCCTCTTCCACAGCCAGAGTGAATTATATGCAGCAGTTTCAACAGCAGGCCCCAGGTGGCCCGTGCCTCAACATGACCTCTGCCATGAGTCCCCAAGCCAGCTACTCCCCGCTGAGCCCCAGTGGGGCCATGAGCCAGTTCCCCCCATCCTGCAACAACATGGCAGCCAAGCCAAGCCACCTGGGGCTCCCTCAACAAATGGAAGTAGTCCCCAACACCACCATGATGAGCAGTCACCACCAGGAACTTGGGGTGCCCAACTCATCCCTGGCTGGGATGCCACCACCTCACGCAGGCCAGAGCTATCCGCACCAAGAAGGCTACCAGGGCCTTCCGCCATCACAGCAGCCTAGCTTCATGGAGCTGCCGCAGAGCACGGGCTTTGGCCTGTTGCAGCCCCAGCCACCCCTAGAACCCAGCCCTGCTGGCCGCCACCGAGGGGTGCGCGCTGGACAGCAGCAGTTGGCCTATGCCAGAGCCGCTAGCCAATCCATAGCTACTATGTCACCCAGCCAGGAGACAGCGGAAGCTGTACCCAAGGGAGCAATGGGTACCATGGTGTCATTGACTTCCCAGCCACCTCCCCAGGACAGAGGCCGGGCACAGGACCAGAGCACACTTTACTACTATGGCCAGATCCACATGTATGAGCAGAATGGGGGCTGCCCGGCCACACAGTCCCAGCCACCACAGCCACAGGCTTGCCAAGATAGTATCCAACCCCAGCCCTTGCCCTCGCCAGGGGTCAACCAGGTGTCCAGCACCGTGGACTCTCAGCTCCTGGAGACCCCCCAAATTGACTTCGATGCCATCATGGATGACGGTGAGCACTCCAGCTTGTTCTCGGGTGCCCTGAGCCCCAGCCTCCTCCACAACCTCTCCCAGAACTCCTCGCGCCTCACCACCCCCCGGACCTCCCTCACACTGCCTTCCATCCCTGCAGGCATCAGCAACATGGCTGTTGGGGACATGAGCTCCATGCTCACCAGCCTGGCCGAGGAGAACAAGTTTTTGAACATGATGACCTAGAGCCCTGCCCCAGCCTAGgcgtggagctgactacagcagACTTCTTGTCCTCGGAGCCTGGGGGtctcatttgttcttttttttgaaatacaGAAGTATTAACCAGGCCTGGGGGAATGTGGGCAATGATTGGCTCTGACTGCAGATGTTTTAAGAAAAGTTTCACAGGCGTCCTCACAGCTCTTATGGACTATTTTTTTCCCAAACGCTCACAAAAAAATCTCCAtcggaaaggaaaagaaaggatgaGAAAGTCATTCACACAGTGTTTGCCAACCTTCGGTGTTTATGGGACTATTCTGTGCTGGCTTCTTTGCAAGCCTCTTTTATTTGGCTAATGAGGGACTCCATTGGCCAAGGACTTTCTGAGGACATACAGAAAGAGGGCACGGGAGCCACATGTGGATCCTGAGGTCCGAGATCATGCTGGATGCTCTGCGCCAAGCGCTTGTTCTGCCACCCACAAGGAAATGGAATTGTTgctccccatccccccccccaccaaattcCCAGGGTTGTTTATCACAGAGGAAAAAGGTGCAATTCCTGGGGATGTTAGGCAAGCACCTCCTGATTCCAGCTTGGGAGAGCTAGTGTGTCTGGGCCCTGAAGCAGAGTGGGACCAGCAGATGGCCCAGGTAAAGAAAGAATAAGACACATGTCTTCAGAAGAAGGAACTAGAAAGTGTACTATCTGGGGCCAGCCAGAAACTGCCCCAGCCTCGCCTAACCATGTTTACAGTGTTCCTGCATGTAGAATGTAGCCCTTCCTGAAAAGAACGCTTGTTTCTGAATACCTCCGGCTGCTGCAGTTAGCTGTGGGTTAGCAATAGACTGAGGCCTCGAGGAGGTGAGGGGTATCAAGCctccccctgccctccccccccccccacataccttCTCTTGCCATGGAGGCCTTCTGGTACAAAGGGGAAGTCACATGTTTACCCAGCCATGTTTCTCCAATGCACTAATGTAGCTACCCATCTCCTCGTGGAAAACTCCAGGGCTCCATGGCAGCCCTACACAGGCTATTCCAGGCCATGCTGCATGGTCAGTGGTCCACACCAGCGTACAGTCTGAGTACCTTCTGATCCCCCAGGACTTTTTGGTATGGAGAGATGACATGCATGGTATTTGAAGTGGGAGGGTAAAGAGGTTGATTCTTGGACTCTGAGGAACTGTTACTGAATTCTCTAATTCAGTGTGGCCAAGCCCTGAACCACAAGTGAGATTTAGAACTGACTCCAGGAGGAATCACTGGAGAACATAATTGTAGGGTGCGCCGGTGCAtcttccccaccacacacatgcgcacacccCACCGAGGCCTTCTTGTGTCGTTGAATTCCTAACAGCCTTGCCAAACCAAACTGCACCAATCAGACCTGCATTCTGGCTGTGACCTTGGCTTCGGGGAGGAACTTCTTGGTGGAGTCTGGGCCTTCTGGCTCCCAGCACATCAAACTCCTTGTTTACAATCCACAGACAAGGCCAACTCCAAATGACAGCTCTGGGACATGGCCACAGGGCTGTGGCTCTGGTGCTGTGTGGTCACTTTCAGAGAGAGATCTGTACCTAGCATTACTCACCTGTATATATTTGTGCAAATGACATCATTCCTGAATATACTGTAAGGTGAATCATCTGGCCAAATTTATATTGCCAAGCATTTTTAGCTTTTTCTACATGCTATGAATTGAGGTGACATGTTCAACTTGTAAATAAGTCTTTTTGtacattaaaaaagtaattttttcataatttatcttGTCTGTCTGCATCTCCCTTGACGGTAGTAAATGAGAATCTAGGCAGTAAATTTGGTGCATTTGAACAGAagttaggttcttttttttttttttttttttgtcaaaactAACTATCCTGCCTTAGCCCAGAAATGCTGAAGCATTCACTGGCTGTTGTGTTTCTTGTCACTTTCGGGTTGGGGGTGGGCAGGGCTTGCCATTTTGCAAGGAGTGGTCGCTAGCAAGCTGTCCTACACATCTAAATAGGTTTGCCAGGGTCCATGTGTGCCAAACATGGATGTGAGCCCCCAGATAGGCCAACTCTTTGGACTGTATGGTgaacaacgggggggggggggggtaaggggtGAGAACACGGACTGGTCACCAAAGCGCGTGGTGTGCGTCCTCTGAGGCTGCAGGCCGAGGGGGGAGTCAGGGAAGGCAGGTAATGCTGATGTTTATGTAGGTCTGGTGGTCTGAACTTGGGGGGCTCATGCTTACAGGGAGCCACTCTCTGGCCTCCAGTTCCTATCTTATACTCTTATGCGTTCCTTATTATTTGCAGCTGGATAAAAAAGCCCCTGCCTAGAATTCAGCCTGGAAGCAAACCCTAAGCCCAACCCCACTAATCCATAGATCCATACTCTCCTTTATAAGTTACCACAGGCAGTAATTCGCCACCACATCGCCAGGACACCTTGTCTCTCATCCTTTTTACAGCCACCTCTAAATTTCCTCATTTCTCAGTTCCAAGACTACACTGTGTATTTCAATATCACCGCCTCCCATTCTCTGGCCATTCTGACTAAGTCTACCTACATCCCGAGAGCGCCGTTAAGTAAAAGCAACACATTACAAGAAGCTCGGTGTGGCTGAGGTGCGGTGGAGGCAGCCAAGATGGTCTTAGCTGGGTGGCTCCTGGGCTTCCCTACTGGTCAACTAATGAGGAGGGAAATATTAGAGGAAGAGCCCAGGAGCAAAAGGGCTTGTGGGGCCCGAGCTTGGGACAGGAAACAAGTCACATGGGCTGAACCCCAAAGCCATGACTCAGGAAAACACATTTCTAGACAGTGAGGGGAGACAGGTACCTAAACAATAATGCAGTCTTCTACGTGCTTCCACCCTGCTTTTGTTATGATAAGAGTTGCTAAGTCTTTGCATTACTCTGACAAAATCAACTTACCaaaaaaagggcttatttctgCTCACAATTTGAAGGTGCATTTCAGGGAGGGTATGACACAGGACCACGCGGCACCTAGTCATAGTCAGAAGCTAGAGACAGATGAATGCTACTGCTCACACCACTTCtctcttcttgtttgtttgtttgttttgattttttggtttttcaaggtagggtctcactctggtccaggctgacccagaattaactctgtagtctcagggtggccttgaactcatggcaatcctcctacctctgcctcccaagtgctgggattaaaggcgtgcgcaacacttctctcttttaaaaaaaaatatttatttatttgcaagcaaagagagagaaaatgggcatgccggagactctagccaccacaaatgagctccagatgcatgcgctgctttGTGCCTCAGGCTTTACATGgccactggggagtcaaacctgagtcagtgggctttgcaggcaagtgccttgaccatggagccatcttctcTTTTTAATTCAGTCCAGGATCCCAGTCCATAGAAAGGTGCCACCCACCTCAACTTACCTAATTCAGAAGCTCCCTCACAGATATGCTATAGTttgtctcctgggtgattctagCTCCTGTCAAGTTGATCTTCACCATCACACTCACAGACATTGAGTTAGGTGGTGGACATGTCTGTGATCCTACCACTCACGAGGCAAAGGCAGAACtgcccagaagttcaaggccagctataTGCATTCCAGGCAGTGCTACACGACTCATTGACCTTGCAGCTTCCCTTTGTCCTCCTGGAGTGACTATTGATTCTAAACCTGTAAGGGAAAATGGTCCTGGGGCCTTCACTGGGAGCATTGTAACTACCCATGTACCACAGCCAGTCCTTGGGTCCACTGGGCAGTTCTTCCTAACTGAGCACTCAGAACACTCACATCCGCACTGTAAGGGTGGCTACATTAGGAGAATTTATGCCTTGGCAATCAGCTAGTGCTACAACTTAGGGTGTCCCTGCCCTTCCGTCCAGAGAACTGGTTGGTAAACCTTTTCTATGGGTGTGCATCGCTGAAGAAAAATTTGTATGGAGCACACCATAGAAATGTTGGGAGAGACATTTTCTATGGGATACACCAcgaaagaaaatgtctctcccaaccccagcaaccattaaccgTCAACAGCTCAGAGAGAGGTGGGGTCTCAAGAGCCCCTCCACCACCCATGATGAACATTGTGCAGGTGACCACAGTTGCTGTGAGTCCATGAGTGTAACGTACATGTCATGTCTGGAACACAGAgtttcacagcactcctccccatcctccagcttaACCCTCTTTCGATTTCTCAGTGTTTCCTTAGCCTTGGAGAGGGCAATAGAGATGTTCCATTTTGAGCTGAACACTCCACGGTCAATTCTTACCAGAACTTTGaccagttttgagtctcttcagtagcCACAGTCCCATGCAAAAAGAAGTTTATCTAACCAAAACTGAAAGCAGCACGAACTAATTGATGGATAATATACGTAA
The genomic region above belongs to Jaculus jaculus isolate mJacJac1 chromosome 5, mJacJac1.mat.Y.cur, whole genome shotgun sequence and contains:
- the Gli2 gene encoding zinc finger protein GLI2 isoform X2; amino-acid sequence: MIRTSPNSLVAYINNSRSSSAASGSYGHLSAGALSPAFTFPHPINPMAYQQILSQQRSLGSAFGHTPPLIQPSPTFLAQQPMALTSISTMPTQLSSSSNCLSDANQNKQSSESTVSSTVNPITIHKRSKVKTEADGLRPASPLGLTQEQLADFKEDLDRDDCKQEAEVVIYETNCHWADCTKEYDTQEQLVHHINNEHIHGEKKEFVCRWQACTREQKPFKAQYMLVVHMRRHTGEKPHKCTFEGCSKAYSRLENLKTHLRSHTGEKPYVCEHESCNKAFSNASDRAKHQNRTHSNEKPYICKLPGCTKRYTDPSSLRKHVKTVHGPDAHVTKKQRNDVHLRAPVLKDSGDSEANTEPGGRGSEDSTEASSTSQAVEDCLHVKAIKTERSGLSQSSPGAQSSCSSEPSPLGSAPNNDSGVEMPGTGPGSLGDLTALDDAPPGADTSALAAPSAGGGLQLRKHMATVHRFEQLKREKLKSLKGSCSWAGPAPHTRNTKLPPLPASGSILENFSGPGGSSGPVGPLPNPRLPELSEVTTLSQLQERRDSSASTVSSAYTVSRRSSGISPYFSSRRSSEASPLGASRPHNASSADSYDPISTDASRRSSEASQCSAGGSGLLNLTPAQQYSLRAKYAAATGGPPPTPLPGLERVSLRTRLALLDAPERALPGICPHPLGPRRSSDGPAYGHGHGHGYAGAAPAFPHEGPGGGARRASDPVRRPETLTLPRVQRFHSAHNVNPSQLPPCPERRGMRLQSHQGTDGSLIHSTYSPRPPSISENVVMEAMSAGVDGTGLSSDLGLAEDDLVLPDDVVQYIKAHTRGALDDSTRQGYPTETSSFPEDPKLPSPGLHGQRRLVAADSNVGASASGLGGCQLDYGAPSNLNKSNMPVQWNEVSSGTMDALPSQGKPPPFAQGNLAVAQQKAAFGQYPGYSAQGPQASSGSLDSAPPHLQPRIGASSTARVNYMQQFQQQAPGGPCLNMTSAMSPQASYSPLSPSGAMSQFPPSCNNMAAKPSHLGLPQQMEVVPNTTMMSSHHQELGVPNSSLAGMPPPHAGQSYPHQEGYQGLPPSQQPSFMELPQSTGFGLLQPQPPLEPSPAGRHRGVRAGQQQLAYARAASQSIATMSPSQETAEAVPKGAMGTMVSLTSQPPPQDRGRAQDQSTLYYYGQIHMYEQNGGCPATQSQPPQPQACQDSIQPQPLPSPGVNQVSSTVDSQLLETPQIDFDAIMDDGEHSSLFSGALSPSLLHNLSQNSSRLTTPRTSLTLPSIPAGISNMAVGDMSSMLTSLAEENKFLNMMT
- the Gli2 gene encoding zinc finger protein GLI2 isoform X1 → MEMSGPAIGTEKKESKSGLLEGSSFPDPGKKTCPLVAAAAASVAAQGVPQQLLPPFHAPLPIDMRHQEGRYHYEPHSVHGVHGPPTLSGSPVISDISLIRLSPHPAGPGESPFNAPHPYMNPHMEHYLRSVHSSPTLSMISAARGLSPADVAHEHLKERGLFGLTAPGTNPSDYYHQMALMAGHPAPYGDLLMQSGGTASAPHLHDYLNPVDVSRFSSPRVTPRLSRKRALSISPLSDASLDLQRMIRTSPNSLVAYINNSRSSSAASGSYGHLSAGALSPAFTFPHPINPMAYQQILSQQRSLGSAFGHTPPLIQPSPTFLAQQPMALTSISTMPTQLSSSSNCLSDANQNKQSSESTVSSTVNPITIHKRSKVKTEADGLRPASPLGLTQEQLADFKEDLDRDDCKQEAEVVIYETNCHWADCTKEYDTQEQLVHHINNEHIHGEKKEFVCRWQACTREQKPFKAQYMLVVHMRRHTGEKPHKCTFEGCSKAYSRLENLKTHLRSHTGEKPYVCEHESCNKAFSNASDRAKHQNRTHSNEKPYICKLPGCTKRYTDPSSLRKHVKTVHGPDAHVTKKQRNDVHLRAPVLKDSGDSEANTEPGGRGSEDSTEASSTSQAVEDCLHVKAIKTERSGLSQSSPGAQSSCSSEPSPLGSAPNNDSGVEMPGTGPGSLGDLTALDDAPPGADTSALAAPSAGGGLQLRKHMATVHRFEQLKREKLKSLKGSCSWAGPAPHTRNTKLPPLPASGSILENFSGPGGSSGPVGPLPNPRLPELSEVTTLSQLQERRDSSASTVSSAYTVSRRSSGISPYFSSRRSSEASPLGASRPHNASSADSYDPISTDASRRSSEASQCSAGGSGLLNLTPAQQYSLRAKYAAATGGPPPTPLPGLERVSLRTRLALLDAPERALPGICPHPLGPRRSSDGPAYGHGHGHGYAGAAPAFPHEGPGGGARRASDPVRRPETLTLPRVQRFHSAHNVNPSQLPPCPERRGMRLQSHQGTDGSLIHSTYSPRPPSISENVVMEAMSAGVDGTGLSSDLGLAEDDLVLPDDVVQYIKAHTRGALDDSTRQGYPTETSSFPEDPKLPSPGLHGQRRLVAADSNVGASASGLGGCQLDYGAPSNLNKSNMPVQWNEVSSGTMDALPSQGKPPPFAQGNLAVAQQKAAFGQYPGYSAQGPQASSGSLDSAPPHLQPRIGASSTARVNYMQQFQQQAPGGPCLNMTSAMSPQASYSPLSPSGAMSQFPPSCNNMAAKPSHLGLPQQMEVVPNTTMMSSHHQELGVPNSSLAGMPPPHAGQSYPHQEGYQGLPPSQQPSFMELPQSTGFGLLQPQPPLEPSPAGRHRGVRAGQQQLAYARAASQSIATMSPSQETAEAVPKGAMGTMVSLTSQPPPQDRGRAQDQSTLYYYGQIHMYEQNGGCPATQSQPPQPQACQDSIQPQPLPSPGVNQVSSTVDSQLLETPQIDFDAIMDDGEHSSLFSGALSPSLLHNLSQNSSRLTTPRTSLTLPSIPAGISNMAVGDMSSMLTSLAEENKFLNMMT
- the Gli2 gene encoding zinc finger protein GLI2 isoform X3; this translates as MNPHMEHYLRSVHSSPTLSMISAARGLSPADVAHEHLKERGLFGLTAPGTNPSDYYHQMALMAGHPAPYGDLLMQSGGTASAPHLHDYLNPVDVSRFSSPRVTPRLSRKRALSISPLSDASLDLQRMIRTSPNSLVAYINNSRSSSAASGSYGHLSAGALSPAFTFPHPINPMAYQQILSQQRSLGSAFGHTPPLIQPSPTFLAQQPMALTSISTMPTQLSSSSNCLSDANQNKQSSESTVSSTVNPITIHKRSKVKTEADGLRPASPLGLTQEQLADFKEDLDRDDCKQEAEVVIYETNCHWADCTKEYDTQEQLVHHINNEHIHGEKKEFVCRWQACTREQKPFKAQYMLVVHMRRHTGEKPHKCTFEGCSKAYSRLENLKTHLRSHTGEKPYVCEHESCNKAFSNASDRAKHQNRTHSNEKPYICKLPGCTKRYTDPSSLRKHVKTVHGPDAHVTKKQRNDVHLRAPVLKDSGDSEANTEPGGRGSEDSTEASSTSQAVEDCLHVKAIKTERSGLSQSSPGAQSSCSSEPSPLGSAPNNDSGVEMPGTGPGSLGDLTALDDAPPGADTSALAAPSAGGGLQLRKHMATVHRFEQLKREKLKSLKGSCSWAGPAPHTRNTKLPPLPASGSILENFSGPGGSSGPVGPLPNPRLPELSEVTTLSQLQERRDSSASTVSSAYTVSRRSSGISPYFSSRRSSEASPLGASRPHNASSADSYDPISTDASRRSSEASQCSAGGSGLLNLTPAQQYSLRAKYAAATGGPPPTPLPGLERVSLRTRLALLDAPERALPGICPHPLGPRRSSDGPAYGHGHGHGYAGAAPAFPHEGPGGGARRASDPVRRPETLTLPRVQRFHSAHNVNPSQLPPCPERRGMRLQSHQGTDGSLIHSTYSPRPPSISENVVMEAMSAGVDGTGLSSDLGLAEDDLVLPDDVVQYIKAHTRGALDDSTRQGYPTETSSFPEDPKLPSPGLHGQRRLVAADSNVGASASGLGGCQLDYGAPSNLNKSNMPVQWNEVSSGTMDALPSQGKPPPFAQGNLAVAQQKAAFGQYPGYSAQGPQASSGSLDSAPPHLQPRIGASSTARVNYMQQFQQQAPGGPCLNMTSAMSPQASYSPLSPSGAMSQFPPSCNNMAAKPSHLGLPQQMEVVPNTTMMSSHHQELGVPNSSLAGMPPPHAGQSYPHQEGYQGLPPSQQPSFMELPQSTGFGLLQPQPPLEPSPAGRHRGVRAGQQQLAYARAASQSIATMSPSQETAEAVPKGAMGTMVSLTSQPPPQDRGRAQDQSTLYYYGQIHMYEQNGGCPATQSQPPQPQACQDSIQPQPLPSPGVNQVSSTVDSQLLETPQIDFDAIMDDGEHSSLFSGALSPSLLHNLSQNSSRLTTPRTSLTLPSIPAGISNMAVGDMSSMLTSLAEENKFLNMMT